One part of the Roseomonas gilardii genome encodes these proteins:
- a CDS encoding sulfite exporter TauE/SafE family protein, producing MDLPLSLLAGIAPVFLLAGFTKGVTGLGLPTVGMGLLSLFMAPAQAATLVILPSLLTNFWQMTGHALPGLLRRLWPMLLATVLGCWAGRGVLTGGSAWVGQGALGFVLVAYALFGLSPLRLPSVPPRREGWLGPLAGFCTGLLTAATGVFVLPAVPYLQALSLERPALMQALGLSFTTSTLALAAVLADGGALDGAGATGSALALLPALLGMALGQWLQKRLRPAVFRRIFFGGLLLLGAHLLLRGLLG from the coding sequence ATGGACCTTCCCCTTTCCCTTCTCGCCGGCATCGCACCGGTGTTCCTCCTGGCCGGATTCACCAAGGGCGTGACCGGGCTGGGCCTGCCCACGGTCGGGATGGGTCTGCTCAGCCTGTTCATGGCGCCGGCCCAGGCTGCCACGCTGGTGATCCTGCCTTCGTTGCTGACGAATTTCTGGCAGATGACGGGGCACGCCTTGCCGGGGTTGCTGCGCCGCCTCTGGCCGATGCTGCTGGCGACCGTCCTGGGCTGCTGGGCCGGGCGCGGGGTGCTGACGGGGGGCTCCGCCTGGGTCGGGCAGGGGGCGCTGGGGTTCGTGCTGGTCGCCTATGCGCTGTTCGGCCTTTCGCCGCTGCGCCTGCCCTCCGTCCCACCCCGGCGGGAGGGGTGGCTCGGCCCGCTCGCCGGCTTCTGCACCGGGCTGCTCACCGCCGCCACCGGGGTCTTCGTGCTGCCGGCGGTGCCCTATCTCCAGGCCCTGTCGCTCGAACGCCCGGCGCTGATGCAGGCGCTCGGCCTGTCCTTCACCACCTCTACCCTGGCGCTGGCGGCGGTGCTGGCCGATGGCGGCGCGCTGGACGGTGCCGGGGCGACGGGCTCGGCCCTGGCGCTGCTGCCGGCTCTGCTCGGGATGGCGCTCGGGCAGTGGCTGCAGAAGCGGCTGCGCCCTGCGGTCTTCCGGCGGATCTTCTTCGGCGGGTTGCTGCTGCTCGGTGCCCATCTCCTCCTGCGCGGCCTGCTCGGCTGA